Below is a window of Yersinia kristensenii DNA.
GCGTTTTAGTATTGACCAACAACGGGTGGTTGATGGTTACGGCATTCTCCAGCCGCGAGTGACGTTGGCATTGCCAATGGGTAAAGGAAGTTCATTGTATCAATGGATTTTTTCCGGCCCCGGAGGTATGGATCCTTATGCCGCTGCAGTGTCGGATGTTTATCAGGATATGTTTGGTGAAGGCTCTTACACCGGTAAAGGTATTTATGATGTTGATGCTTTTGAGGCGGCATTAGCGGGCAGAGTGCCGGATAATACATTACTCAGTCATGATCTGTTTGAGGGGGTTTTTGCGCGGGCTGGCTTAGCCTCCGATATTGAAGTGGTTGAAGAGTCACCGGCGCGCTATGACGTGGTGACCAAACGCCAACACCGTTGGACTCGGGGTGACTGGCAGTTGTTACCCTGGATTGTTGGAAATAACAAAGAGAGTAACAGTGTCCCGCTGTTGGGCCGTTGGAAGATGGTTGATAACCTGAGGCGTTCATTAGTTGCGCCCTTTACCTTGCTGCTGCTGGGGATCAGTTGGATGCTACCCATGCCTGCCGCGTGGATCGGCGTGTTGCTGGTGATCGTGCTAACCGCGTTGCCCTCTTTCTTGCCGATTTTGTTCTCACTTTGGCCAGCCCCAAATACCCGACTTAGTAACCATTTACGCTCCTTATTAGACGATGCCAAACGCGCCGGTAGCCAGACCTTACTTTCGTTGGTTTTTCTGGCCGACCATGCCTGGCAAATGGCGGATGCTATTGGCCGAACACTGATTCGCCTGTTTATAACGCATCGGAATCTATTGGAATGGACGACCGCAGCTCAATCCGCAGGGAAGCCACGGCCCGGTTTAGCGGGTTTTTATCGCCATATGGCTGGCGGCACATTATTCAGCTTACTAATGGCTGCCGTTGCACTGATTGTCTCCCCCCATGCCTGGCCGCTGATCTTGCCTTTTGCCGCACTTTGGCTGTTTGCGCCCGCGATGGCATTGTGGGTTAGCCGTGCTCATCAGGTGGCGCAACATCATCCGATGACCGCGGACGATATTCCTGAATTGCGCTTAATCGCCCGCCGCACCTGGCGTTTCTTCGAAACCTTTGTCACACCAGATGAAAATATGCTGCCGCCTGATAATTTTCAGGAAGACCCAAAACCGGTAGTGGCGCACCGGACATCGCCGACCAATATGGGCCTGTATTTACTTTCGACCGTGGTGGCACGTGATTTTGGTTGGGCAGGGACGTATCGCACTTTGGTACGGCTGGAAACCACGTTTGAAACCTTTCATAAATTGGCCCGTTTTCGGGGGCATTTCTTTAACTGGTATGGCACGCAGGACTTGCGAGCACTGGAACCGGTTTATGTTTCTTCCGTCGACAGTGGGAATCTGGCCGGGCATTTAATTGTATTGGCCAATACCTGTGAAGAGTGGGCGGCAGAGCCGCTAGCGGCTAACGGCGCTAACGGGTTGATGGATAACCTGCTATTAGCGAAAGCCGCATTTAGCGAATTACCACCGGGGGATGATGATTTTAAACGCAAACTCTGGGCGGTCCTGGCACAAATTCGCATGGATTTAAAAAATGTCGGTGAAGCTGAAATGCTGCCGCTGACATTGAAACCTTTGTTGGCAAAAGCTTCTGCGATGGTGCATGGCGTTGCTCGCCCAATCGATGACAATGCATTTATTGATTTAAGTTATTGGATTGAAGCATTGATTGTGGCCGCCGCAGAACATGAATATGACCAGCAATTAACCCAAGAGATGCAGGAGCAAGTTGCTGACCGGTTGCTCAAATTGGCAGCCGAAGCTCGCCATTTGGCGTTGGCGATGGACTTTGCTTTCCTGCTCGATCCTGAACGCAAATTACTGTCTATCGGCTATTCGTTGGCAGATAACCGCCTTGACCCGAGCTGCTACGATTTGCTGGCGTCGGAAGCCCGGCTCGCCAGCTTGTTTGCTATCGCCAAAGGGGATGTTCCTACCCGGCATTGGTTCCGTTTAGGGCGGGCAGCCACCCCGATTGGCAACGGCGCGGCGCTGATTTCATGGTCGGGTTCGATGTTCGAATATTTGATGCCGTCATTGGTGATGCGAGCGCCAGCGGGGAGTTTATTGGAGCAAACCAATCAGTTAGTGGTGGAACGGCAACAGTCTTATGGGCGCAGTTTGAATATTCCGTGGGGGATATCTGAATCGGCATACAGTGCGCGTGATATCGAGTTTACCTATCAATATTCTAACTTCGGTGTGCCGGGGTTGGGGCTAAAACGCGGCTTATCAGAAAACACTGTCATCGCGCCTTATGCCACTGGTTTGGCTACTATGATTGACCCCCATGGCGCATTACAAAATTATGAGCGGCTGGCCAAGATGGGCGCGCTGGGGCGCTATGGTTTTTATGAAGCACTGGACTTTACCCGCTCCCGATTGCCGGAAAATCAGTCGGTAGTGATTGTTCGCAATTATATGGCACACCATCAGGGGATGACCATTGTGTCTATCGCCAATACTGTGCAGCAGGGGCGGATGCGCAACCGCTTCCATCGTGAGCCGATGATTCAAGCCTGTGAGTTATTGCTCCAAGAACGTATGCCGCGCAATGTGGCTATTGCTTACCCGCGTACCGAGGAAGTTTTGCTTTCCGCTGTAGCAGACAGTGCATTGCCCACCGTACGCCGCCTCTCTTCGCCAGTTATCGGGCCGCCTATCACTCATCTGTTATCCAATGGTCGTTATGCCGTGATGTTGACCACTGCCGGTGCCGGTTATAGCCGCTGGTTGGATGTCGCGGTCACCCGCTGGCGGGAGGATGCCACCAGTGATGATGACGGTTCCTTTATTTTCCTGCGAGATTTGCGCAGTGGCCGCAGTTGGTCGGCGGGGGCACAATTAGCCGCCAGCGATAATGCGCATCGCGAGGTCATTTTTGGTGAGGATCATGCTGAGTTTATCTGCCGCGACGGCACACTCACCAGCACCATGAATGTGTTGATCTCCAGTGAAGACGATGGTGAAGTTCGCCGCGTTTCGTTGCTGAACACTGGCCGCCGCGCGCGGGAGATTGAACTGACTTCTTATGCTGAAGTGGTGCTCACTGCGGCGGCTACCGACCATGCCCATCCGGCATTCGCCAAAATGTTTGTGGTCACCGAATTCTTACCGGAACTGGGGGCATTAATTGCTACGCGGCGGCCTCGCACGGCGCAAGAGCCTCAGGTCTGGGCAGCACATTTCGCGGTGGCCGATGGTTTGCCGGTATCGGTATTGCAATATGAAACCGACCGCGCGAAATTTATTGGCCGTGGTAACCGGGTCGCGACCTCAACCGCGATGCAAGTGGGCGAGTCACTGTCGAATACGGTGGGGACGGTGCTTGACCCGATATTCTCATTGCGCCAAAGCTTACTGGTTCCGGCTGGTAAGACGGTCACCGTCTCCTTCTGGACATTGATTGCATCATCAAAAGAAGCGTTGCTGGACAGTGTAGATAGACACCGTGACCGCAGCGCCTATGACCGGGCCAAAACACTGGCCTGGACTCAGGCTCAGGTACAATTGCGCCATCTGGAAATCAAAGCGGAAGAAGCGGCCGATTTTCAGCAATTGGCAGCGCCGATTCTGTATGCCGATGCTCGCTTCCGCTCGCCGTCCATAACTATCATGCGTGGGGCGGGGGTCCAGTCAATGTTATGGGCGCAATCAATCTCCGGCGATTTGCCAATAGTCTTGCTACGTATTGAAGATATTGAGGACATTGAGCAAGTTCGGCAATTGCTGCGCGCACATGAATACTGGCGTATGAAACGGCTGGCCGTTGATTTGGTTATCATCAATGAGCGGGCCTCTTCTTATGTGCAAGATTTGCAAATTGCTATTGAAACCGCGGTGCGCAGTAGCCAATCGCGCCCTCGTTTTGGTGATGAGCTTCGCCAAGGGTCGGCATATGCTTTGCGGGCTGATTTGATGAGTGCCGAAACGCGCGCGTTATTACATTCGGTTGCACGGGTGGTGCTTTCCGCTCGTTATGGCACTTTGGGTAATCAACTGAATCATCTCTTGTTCACTCTCGACAAAAAAGTGGTTCCGTCCAATAAAAAGCTATTTGCATCAGATAAAAAGTTATTCATAACTGATAAGAAATTAATTGCACAAGATAAAAAAACAGGGTTTTCCCTGATTAAATCTGCAAATTTGTCGACAACCTCTCCGTTGCCGTTATCGAAAACATTGTTACCGCGGCCTGACAATCTGGAGTTCTTCAATGGGCTGGGCGGTTTTGGTCAACAGGGGCGGGAGTATGTCATTTACCTCAATGATGGGGAGAGCACGCCAGCGCCTTGGATCAATGTTATTTCAAATCAAACCTTTGGTTTCCAGGTTTCCGCGACGGGCAGTGGCTATACTTGGGCCGAAAATAGTCGGGAAAGCCAGATAACGCCGTGGCTGAATGATCCGGTCATTGATTCGTCTGGTGAATGCCTGTATCTGCGTGATGAAGATTCCGGCCAAGTGTGGAGCCCGACAGCGCAGCCAATCCGTGATGGCGGCACTTACATTGCCCGCCATGGTCATGGCTACAGTCGGTTCGAGCATCAGGCTAATGGTATTGGTATGACGTTGCTGCAATATGTGCCGCTGGCGGACCCTATTAAGATATCTCGACTGACATTGCATAATATGTCGGATAAACCACGGCGTATCTCCGTCACGGCCTACGCCGAGTGGGTCTTAGCGACGTCGCGCGGTGCTACTGGGCCATTTATCATCACCGAGATAGATGAATCTACCGGCGCGATGTTAGCGCGTAATCCTTGGAGCACCGCATTCCCCGGCAGAGTTTCTTTTGCCGACCTCAATGGTCAGCAAAACAGTTGGACGGCGGACCGCAGCGAGTTCCTTGGCCATTATGGCAATAGCGCCGCGCCGCTTTCATTGCGTGAAAAAATACCGCTATCAGGTACGACAGGGGCGGGGTTTGACCCGTGCAGCGCGCTACAGCAGACCCTTGAACTGGCCGCCGGTGAGCAGGTAGAAGTGGTTTGGTTTGTGGGCCAGAGCCCCTCCGTGAGTGACGCGCAAGCATTGATTACGCACTACCGCGCTGCAAATCTGGATGCGGTGCTGACGGAAGTGATTGATTATTGGCGCACGGTGTTGGAAGCGGTTCAGGTGAAAACGCCAGACAGACAAATGGATATCATGCTCAATGGTTGGCTGCTGTATCAAACACTGGCCTGCCGGGTCTGGGCAAGGTCGGCGTTTTATCAGGCCAGTGGCGCTTATGGTTTCCGTGATCAGCTACAAGATGGTATGGCGCTGACCTTTGCTCTACCGGAGACCACGCGTCACCATCTGTTGCGGGCGGCCGGGCGGCAATTTATTGAAGGCGATGTTCAGCATTGGTGGTTACCGCATTCAGGGCAGGGGGTACGCACCCGAATCTCTGATGATCGGGTTTGGCTCTCTTATGCGACGGCCACTTATATACTTGCCAGCGCTGATGCTGGGGTATTGGATGAAATCGTGCCTTTCCTCGAGGGGCCGATATTGCATCCGGGCGAACACGATGCTTTCTTCCAGCCATTAGTAGCGCAGGAAACCGCCTCTCTGTTTGAACACTGTGCCAAAGGGCTGGATCAATGCATTGAACTGACCGGCGAGCTGGGTCTGCCATTGATGGGGACGGGCGACTGGAATGATGGGATGAATCGGGTCGGTGAAGAAGGAAGAGGAGAAAGTGTCTGGTTAGGTTGGTTGCTGGTGGCGACCCTGAAAATGTTTATTCCGTTGGCAAAAGAACGTGATCCGCAGCGGGCCAGCCAGTGGCAGCACCACCTCACGGGCTTAATTGCGGCATTGGAACGGGAAGCCTGGGACGGTAATTGGTATCGACGTGCCACTTTTGATAACGGCCGTTGGTTAGGTTCAAAAGAATGCGAAGAATGCCGCATAGATTCTATTGCGCAATCATGGGCGGTGTTATCCGGAGCAGCCGATCCCCAGCGGGCTGTGCAGGCCATGACCTCGCTGGAGCAGCATCTCATTCGCCCTAATGATGGGATGGCGCTGTTGTTCACTCCTCCTTTTGATAAAACGCCGGATGATCCTGGCTATATCAAAGGTTATCCACCGGGATTGCGTGAAAATGGCGGGCAATATAGTCATGCTGCAATGTGGGTGATTCTTGCTTTTGCCGAGTTGGGGGAGGGGGATAAAGCACATGATTTGTTTGCCTTACTTAATCCGATAAATCATGGCGATAGCTCTGAGGGGATTGCGCGTTATAAAGTTGAACCCTATGTCGTGGCCGCTGATGTTTACTCTGTTGCACCGCATGTTGGGCGCGGCGGTTGGACGTGGTATACCGGCTCAGCGGGTTGGATGCATCGTGCGGGTATTGAAGGTATTCTGGGTATCCGGCGCGAAGGGAAAGAATTGGTGATTAATCCTTGTATTCCAGCCAGTTGGCCGGGTTTTGACGTGACGATTAACCTTGCCAATACGCGCTATGCTATCCGCGTCGAAAGCCCGGCACAGCGCTGTCAGGGGATCAGTTCAGCGACATTGAATGGCTCTCCTCTCGCCTATCAGCCTGATGGATTACGGGTTGCGCTGGATGGGGGGGAGTACGAACTGATTATCATTTTGTAGCGGTTATTAACTGAGTCGAGGTAGGTATGACTGATTCGATAGAAGAGTCAATCAGCGCTATCTCGACTTAACAAAATAAAAGCTAAAAAATATGTTGAATTATCATGCAACTGACCCAATATTATAAGAAGAATAATAAGGAGAATTAAGTATGGGGATCAGCGAAGAAGAGAGTATCCGCCGTCTGACTGATGAGAAAAGCTCGATTGGTCATTCGGCTAAATGGGTAGCAATCATTTCTGCTGTCTATTTCGTTATTATGCTGTTTTACCAGCATGAATTGGGTGTATTAACCTTAGCGGGTGGGATTTTTTTGGTGTCATTCTCAATTTGGATGAAAAAACGCCAGAAAGTGAAATCTTATAAGAATCAGCTGCAACAGATGGGCGATGATAAAATGGTGTAATCTCATACCCACACATCAATTAGACTGATTGATCAGAAGCAGAGCAGGTGCAATACCTGATGAACTGTGATTCTCAGCCTTTTCCCCTATTTTCGTTTGCACTCTTGCAAGCGCATTCTGTTTATTGCCTTTATCGTACTTATGACTTGTCAGTCGATTTCAGCGATTTAGACATATTAAATCCCGTCACTACAAATGCCATTTGCTCATATAGTCTCTTCGCCTGCGGATTATCTGCCGCGACGCGCAGCTTTATTTCAAATATCCCTTGGGCAACCAGCAGTTTTTCTAATTCCTGTAAACAGGCTGAGCCATAACCTTGCCGCTGACATTGTGGCAGCACATAGAAATCTTTAATAAAGGCCGCATTATCATTTGGCCCCAAACCAAACCACAAGTAGCCCACCAGTTGTTCATTGAGCTCGGTGTTATCTTTATTCTCGAGACAAAACAGATGATCGCCAGAGCTATTAACGCCGTCTGGTAGGTAGCTATCAAAGAGATGTGTGGCGTGAGCAACGGCCTGTTCGGTGCTATAGCTGCTGTTGGATGATAAATCTTGTGCATATTCGGAAATAAATAAATTCCGATAGACGGTGAGTTCGTCAGTACGCATTGCTCTGAGTGTGACCATGATGTTTTTCCTAATAAAACGCGCTATTGTGATTATTCAGTCTTGAGTCGGGTAGATTTAACTGAGTAAATGTAGAGTAACGCTTTTTAGGTAAAAAAATATATAAAATAAATCAGATAGTTAAATCATTGATGGGAATGTTATGACAACACAAAATAGCCATAAAAATGCAGTTGAAAGGCAGTTTGGTGATCAGGCAAATGCCTATTTGACCAGTGCGGTGCATGCTCAGGGTAAAGATTTACAGCGCCTGGCGACTCTACTGCAACCCCATAGTGATGCCCGTCTGCTTGATCTCGGTTGTGGTGCCGGACATGCCAGCTTTGCCGCTGCGGCCGTGGTTAAATCTGTGGTTTCTTATGATCTCTCCGCACAAATGTTGACAGTCGTCAGTCAAGCGGCAGCGGATAAAAAACTGACGAATATTGAGGTAAAACAAGGGTTAGCAGAATCATTGCCTTTTGATGATCGGAGCTTTGATGTTGTCATCAGCCGCTATTCAGCCCATCACTGGCATGATGTCGGCCAGGCTTTGCGCGAAGTTAAGCGGGTATTACGGCCCGGTGGCAAAGTTATCTTTATGGACGTGGTTTCCCCCGGTCATCCAGTCTTAGATATTTATCTACAAACGGTGGAGGTGCTACGTGATACTTCGCATGTCCGTAATTACTCACCGGGTGAGTGGTTGGCGCTGTTTACCGAAGCAGGATTGGCTATTAATGAAGTGACTTCCGATCGGTTATATTTGGAGTTCAGTAGTTGGATTGCCAGAATGCGTACCCCAGCACATTTTTCTAACGCAATTAGAGAGTTACAGAAATTAGCCTCTGATGGCGTGATTAACCATTATGAGATTCAAGCTGATGGTTCTTTTACCAGCGATATTATGATGATTGTTGCAAAACGTAGCTAAATATATCAAAAATTGGGTGGCGGTATATTATATCGACGCCCACACTTGGTTATTCCTCTTTATTTTTCC
It encodes the following:
- a CDS encoding class I SAM-dependent methyltransferase; this encodes MTTQNSHKNAVERQFGDQANAYLTSAVHAQGKDLQRLATLLQPHSDARLLDLGCGAGHASFAAAAVVKSVVSYDLSAQMLTVVSQAAADKKLTNIEVKQGLAESLPFDDRSFDVVISRYSAHHWHDVGQALREVKRVLRPGGKVIFMDVVSPGHPVLDIYLQTVEVLRDTSHVRNYSPGEWLALFTEAGLAINEVTSDRLYLEFSSWIARMRTPAHFSNAIRELQKLASDGVINHYEIQADGSFTSDIMMIVAKRS
- a CDS encoding GH36-type glycosyl hydrolase domain-containing protein: MKLFLKTILGQRPLWGARTTVTPWHDFAPVREELFSVERLEQHAESLAKAQSITTHPPRVSTLHARLDDNANTLLAAYRASAAELEMGRAVVPAAEWLLDNYHLVEEQIREIRDDLPPGYYRQLPKLADGPFAGYPRVLGITWAFVAHTDSHLDPEILCRFIMAYQRVQPLTIGELWAVAITLRIVLIENLRRLADQITQGRKARADAEALANRLLKTGDSRLALESDIAMRSTEPLSEQFASQLAKRLRDQDPRTTPALGWLEDRLKLQGVTVGEVVQHAQLRQGASNVSVRNVITSMRLISDIDWADLFESVSLVDECLRQGSAFACMDFQTRNLYRSAIEQLCRGSTFTELEVASLALQAAQNGAATAEPENVDRCRDPGYHLIGAGRRELENQIRFSPSMRLWFSRLSIRLGVGGYMGAILLVTAGLLALALWAISFPGLATGWLVLLALIGFIPATEVATALINRIITWSFGATILPGLELTNGVPDELRTLVVVPTLLTSKADLLEQIDQLEVHHLSGTTGSLTFALLLDGVDADTQVVASDGPLLALANEAIARLNQQYGPGPAGPRFLLLYRQRIFNESENRWMGWERKRGKLHELNRLLRGATDTSFIATAAGEPLVPADVRYVITLDADTRLPRDAALRLIGKMAHPLNRPRFSIDQQRVVDGYGILQPRVTLALPMGKGSSLYQWIFSGPGGMDPYAAAVSDVYQDMFGEGSYTGKGIYDVDAFEAALAGRVPDNTLLSHDLFEGVFARAGLASDIEVVEESPARYDVVTKRQHRWTRGDWQLLPWIVGNNKESNSVPLLGRWKMVDNLRRSLVAPFTLLLLGISWMLPMPAAWIGVLLVIVLTALPSFLPILFSLWPAPNTRLSNHLRSLLDDAKRAGSQTLLSLVFLADHAWQMADAIGRTLIRLFITHRNLLEWTTAAQSAGKPRPGLAGFYRHMAGGTLFSLLMAAVALIVSPHAWPLILPFAALWLFAPAMALWVSRAHQVAQHHPMTADDIPELRLIARRTWRFFETFVTPDENMLPPDNFQEDPKPVVAHRTSPTNMGLYLLSTVVARDFGWAGTYRTLVRLETTFETFHKLARFRGHFFNWYGTQDLRALEPVYVSSVDSGNLAGHLIVLANTCEEWAAEPLAANGANGLMDNLLLAKAAFSELPPGDDDFKRKLWAVLAQIRMDLKNVGEAEMLPLTLKPLLAKASAMVHGVARPIDDNAFIDLSYWIEALIVAAAEHEYDQQLTQEMQEQVADRLLKLAAEARHLALAMDFAFLLDPERKLLSIGYSLADNRLDPSCYDLLASEARLASLFAIAKGDVPTRHWFRLGRAATPIGNGAALISWSGSMFEYLMPSLVMRAPAGSLLEQTNQLVVERQQSYGRSLNIPWGISESAYSARDIEFTYQYSNFGVPGLGLKRGLSENTVIAPYATGLATMIDPHGALQNYERLAKMGALGRYGFYEALDFTRSRLPENQSVVIVRNYMAHHQGMTIVSIANTVQQGRMRNRFHREPMIQACELLLQERMPRNVAIAYPRTEEVLLSAVADSALPTVRRLSSPVIGPPITHLLSNGRYAVMLTTAGAGYSRWLDVAVTRWREDATSDDDGSFIFLRDLRSGRSWSAGAQLAASDNAHREVIFGEDHAEFICRDGTLTSTMNVLISSEDDGEVRRVSLLNTGRRAREIELTSYAEVVLTAAATDHAHPAFAKMFVVTEFLPELGALIATRRPRTAQEPQVWAAHFAVADGLPVSVLQYETDRAKFIGRGNRVATSTAMQVGESLSNTVGTVLDPIFSLRQSLLVPAGKTVTVSFWTLIASSKEALLDSVDRHRDRSAYDRAKTLAWTQAQVQLRHLEIKAEEAADFQQLAAPILYADARFRSPSITIMRGAGVQSMLWAQSISGDLPIVLLRIEDIEDIEQVRQLLRAHEYWRMKRLAVDLVIINERASSYVQDLQIAIETAVRSSQSRPRFGDELRQGSAYALRADLMSAETRALLHSVARVVLSARYGTLGNQLNHLLFTLDKKVVPSNKKLFASDKKLFITDKKLIAQDKKTGFSLIKSANLSTTSPLPLSKTLLPRPDNLEFFNGLGGFGQQGREYVIYLNDGESTPAPWINVISNQTFGFQVSATGSGYTWAENSRESQITPWLNDPVIDSSGECLYLRDEDSGQVWSPTAQPIRDGGTYIARHGHGYSRFEHQANGIGMTLLQYVPLADPIKISRLTLHNMSDKPRRISVTAYAEWVLATSRGATGPFIITEIDESTGAMLARNPWSTAFPGRVSFADLNGQQNSWTADRSEFLGHYGNSAAPLSLREKIPLSGTTGAGFDPCSALQQTLELAAGEQVEVVWFVGQSPSVSDAQALITHYRAANLDAVLTEVIDYWRTVLEAVQVKTPDRQMDIMLNGWLLYQTLACRVWARSAFYQASGAYGFRDQLQDGMALTFALPETTRHHLLRAAGRQFIEGDVQHWWLPHSGQGVRTRISDDRVWLSYATATYILASADAGVLDEIVPFLEGPILHPGEHDAFFQPLVAQETASLFEHCAKGLDQCIELTGELGLPLMGTGDWNDGMNRVGEEGRGESVWLGWLLVATLKMFIPLAKERDPQRASQWQHHLTGLIAALEREAWDGNWYRRATFDNGRWLGSKECEECRIDSIAQSWAVLSGAADPQRAVQAMTSLEQHLIRPNDGMALLFTPPFDKTPDDPGYIKGYPPGLRENGGQYSHAAMWVILAFAELGEGDKAHDLFALLNPINHGDSSEGIARYKVEPYVVAADVYSVAPHVGRGGWTWYTGSAGWMHRAGIEGILGIRREGKELVINPCIPASWPGFDVTINLANTRYAIRVESPAQRCQGISSATLNGSPLAYQPDGLRVALDGGEYELIIIL
- a CDS encoding GNAT family N-acetyltransferase, translated to MVTLRAMRTDELTVYRNLFISEYAQDLSSNSSYSTEQAVAHATHLFDSYLPDGVNSSGDHLFCLENKDNTELNEQLVGYLWFGLGPNDNAAFIKDFYVLPQCQRQGYGSACLQELEKLLVAQGIFEIKLRVAADNPQAKRLYEQMAFVVTGFNMSKSLKSTDKS